One genomic window of Vulpes vulpes isolate BD-2025 chromosome 11, VulVul3, whole genome shotgun sequence includes the following:
- the LOC112928592 gene encoding olfactory receptor 51I2-like, with translation MLPSHSYVNISFFQPHAFLMIGIPGLEAVHGWISIPFSSVYTVALTGNCLILLAVRRTPSLHQPMYYFLSMLALTDVGLTLSTLPTTLAVLWFDYRHIGFNACLVQMFFLHSFSVVESSVLLAMSFDRFVAISNPLHYAAILTNNVIIRIGLAIVARATLSLFPVPFLLKRLNFCPDKILLSHSFCFHPDVMRRACADITINILYGLYVVLSTGGIDSLFIILSYALILHTVLGLASPRERIRAFNTCVSHILAVFVFFIPGITMSMIHRFGRHLPTVVHALVAYVYLVVPPVLNPIIYSVKSKPIREAMIRMLKRKGQG, from the coding sequence ATGCTCCCTTCCCACTCCTATGTCAACATCTCCTTCTTCCAGCCACATGCCTTCCTGATGATTGGCATCCCAGGGCTGGAGGCTGTTCATGGATGGATCTCCATCCCCTTCTCTTCCGTGTACACTGTGGCCCTCACTGGAAACTGCTTGATTCTCTTGGCTGTGAGGAGAACTCCCAGCTTGCACCAGCCCATGTACTACTTCCTGTCCATGCTGGCCCTCACTGATGTGGGCCTCACTCTGTCCACACTGCCCACCACCCTGGCTGTGCTCTGGTTTGATTATCGGCACATAGGCTTCAATGCATGCCTGGTCCAAATGTTCTTCCTCCACTCCTTCTCTGTGGTGGAGTCATCAGTGCTCCTGGCCATGTCATTTGACCGCTTTGTGGCCATCTCTAACCCTCTTCACTATGCAGCTATCCTCACCAATAATGTCATTATTAGGATTGGGCTGGCCATTGTGGCCCGTGCTACCCTGTCTCTCTTCCCAGTGCCCTTCCTGCTTAAACGTCTGAACTTCTGCCCTGACAAGATTCTCTTGTCCCACTCATTCTGTTTCCATCCTGATGTGATGAGAAGAGCCTGTGCTGACATCACCATAAACATCCTCTATGGGCTCTATGTGGTACTGTCCACTGGTGGCATAGATTCTCTGTTCATCATCCTCTCCTATGCTCTCATCCTACACACAGTCCTAGGACTGGCCTCCCCCAGGGAGCGCATCCGGGCCTTCAACACCTGTGTTTCTCATATCCTGGCTGTCTTTGTCTTCTTCATCCCAGGCATTACTATGTCCATGATCCACCGCTTTGGGAGGCACCTACCCACTGTTGTACATGCCCTGGTTGCCTATGTGTACCTGGTGGTGCCCCCTGTGCTCAACCCCATCATCTACAGTGTGAAATCCAAGCCCATCAGGGAGGCCATGATTAGGATGCTAAAGAGGAAAGGCCAAGGTTGA
- the LOC112928593 gene encoding olfactory receptor 51E1 produces the protein MVDPNGNESSTTYFILIGLPGLEEAQFWLAFPLCSLYLIAVLGNLTIIYIVRTEHSLHEPMYVFLCMLSGLDILISTSSMPKMMAIFWFNSTTIQFDACLLQMFAIHSLSGMESTVLLAMAFDRYVAICHPLRHATVLTLPRVMKIGMAAVVRGTALMAPLPIFIKRLPFCHSNILSHSYCLHQDVMKLACADIRVNIIYGLIVIISAIGLDSLLISLSYLLILKTVLGLTREAQAKAFGTCVSHVCAVFIFYVPFIGLSMVHRFGKRHDSFLPIIMANTYLLVPPVLNPIVYGVKTKEIRQRILRLFHVTTHTSDP, from the coding sequence ATGGTGGACCCCAATGGCAATGAATCCAGtaccacatattttattttaataggccTCCCAGGCTTGGAAGAAGCTCAGTTCTGGTTGGCCTTCCCCTTGTGCTCCCTCTACCTTATTGCTGTACTGGGTAACCTGACAATCATCTACATTGTGCGGACTGAGCACAGCCTACATGAACCCatgtatgtttttctttgcaTGCTTTCTGGCCTTGACATCCTTATCTCCACTTCATCTATGCCCAAAATGATGGCCATCTTCTGGTTCAATTCCACTACCATCCAGTTTGATGCTTGTCTACTACAGATGTTTGCCATCCATTCTTTATCTGGCATGGAGTCCACGGTACTGCTGGCCATGGCCtttgaccgctatgtggccatttGCCACCCACTACGCCATGCCACTGTACTAACATTGCCTCGTGTTATGAAGATTGGCATGGCTGCTGTGGTACGGGGTACTGCACTTATGGCACCCCTGCCTATTTTTATCAAAAGACTGCCTTTCTGCCACTCCAACATTCTTTCCCATTCCTACTGCCTACACCAAGATGTCATGAAGCTGGCTTGTGCTGACATCCGTGTCAATATCATCTATGGCCTCATTGTCATCATCTCTGCCATTGGCCTGGACTCACTTCTCATCTCTTTGTCATATCTACTTATCCTCAAGACTGTGTTGGGCTTGACACGTGAAGCCCAGGCAAAGGCATTTGGCacttgtgtctctcatgtatgTGCTGTTTTCATATTCTATGTACCTTTCATTGGATTATCTATGGTGCACCGCTTTGGCAAGAGACATGACTCCTTCCTGCCCATCATTATGGCCAACACCTACCTACTTGTACCTCCTGTGCTCAACCCCATTGTTTATGGAGTCAAGACAAAGGAGATCCGGCAGCGTATCCTTCGTCTTTTCCATGTGACCACCCATACTTCAGATCCCTAG